One window of Gymnogyps californianus isolate 813 chromosome 10, ASM1813914v2, whole genome shotgun sequence genomic DNA carries:
- the CCL20 gene encoding C-C motif chemokine 20, whose amino-acid sequence MAGFSSKSLVLVSLLGLLALLLCGISEAQSNQDCCLSYTKVRLPRWALKGYTEQLSSEVCDIHAIIFHTYSGLNACVNPKEGWVKKHLLFLSHKLKKMSM is encoded by the exons ATGGCCGGCTTTAGCAGCAAGAGCTTGGTCCTGGTTTCCCTGTTGGGGCTCCTGGCGCTGCTCCTGTGCGGCATCTCTGAAG CACAAAGCAACCAGGATTGCTGCCTGTCTTACACCAAAGTGCGTCTGCCTCGGTGGGCCCTAAAGGGTTATACTGAACAGCTCTCCAGTGAAGTCTGCGATATCCATGCCATCAT tttccacACCTACAGTGGGCTGAATGCCTGTGTAAATCCTAAGGAAGGCTGGGTGAAGAAGCACCTTCTTTTCCTGAG CCATAAGCTCAAGAAGATGTCAATGTGA